In a single window of the Pocillopora verrucosa isolate sample1 chromosome 4, ASM3666991v2, whole genome shotgun sequence genome:
- the LOC131784997 gene encoding putative histone-lysine N-methyltransferase PRDM6 — protein MARNGVAFTAHFPASQASLQSTAPHSSKNFAFTYDDLYNCLYRHNELQLIDIEAFKAQRKSSQTDAEKQKETTNCDACRSKQDACPVHKVPNSGRKLLIPGQKQPVKFSYAIASFPEEVQLCVSSIPGAGCGVCAKQHIPVGTWIGPYEGKLVKYDDVKPNTDTSYMWEIYQDGKLSHYLDASDENTSSWMRFIRCARYREEQNLFSFQYCGNIYYRAFREISVGTELLVWYDEKYPQDMGIPLEVQDMALVDPNGTRLLQEVLAAQGQTQPSDRPINTRQFSMPAVSSQPTVVSITPTKTSSRKSPLPVPRDNMKERPSPTSPNDTRISWHHKVPNPTISHSAIPIGNNFVQAERTRKVEPVALKEERVVIEDCDDDRRFNLAEGSEMSLMKCGQCSQSFAQKNMLQVHVCPRMPRRPYTCSYCSESFSLPNELRTHVVTHANDKPFKCGYCSRTFAGATTLNNHIRTHTGERPFLCDKCGKSFTQASQLSKHQRIPHECKY, from the exons ATGGCGCGAAATGGGGTGGCGTTCACTGCTCATTTTCCCGCCAGTCAGGCATCTCTGCAAAGCACTGCGCCGCACAGTTCCAAGAATTTTGCATTTACTTACGACGACTTATACAACTGTTTGTATCGCCACAATGAGCTACAACTAATCGACATCGAAGCATTCAAAGCACAAAGAAAATCAAGTCAAACAGACGcggaaaaacaaaaggaaacgaCTA ACTGTGATGCCTGTCGTTCAAAGCAAGACGCATGTCCAGTGCACAAAGTTCCAAATTCTGGAAGGAAACTTCTTATTCCAGGACAGAAACAACCGGTCAAATTTAGTTACGCCATAGCGTCCTTTCCAGAGGAAGTGCAGCTCTGTGTGTCAAGTATTCCTGGGGCGGGTTGTGGAGTCTGCGCAAAGCAACATATTCCTGTGGGCACGTGGATTGGACCATATGAAGGAAAACTTGTTAAATATGATGACGTTAAACCCAATACAGACACCTCTTACATGTGGGAG ATTTACCAAGATGGCAAGCTCTCCCATTACTTGGATGCCAGCGACGAAAACACCTCGAGTTGGATGCGATTCATCCGATGCGCACGATATAGGGAAGAGCAGAACCTCTTCTCGTTTCAGTACTGCGGAAACATCTACTACCGGGCTTTCAGAGAGATATCCGTAGGGACGGAACTTCTCGTATGGTACGATGAAAAATATCCTCAGGATATGGGAATACCACTGGAAGTTCAAGATATGGCACTTGTGGACCCCAACG GTACCAGACTCCTTCAAGAGGTCTTAGCAGCACAAGGTCAAACGCAACCTTCAGATCGACCGATCAACACCAGGCAATTTTCTATGCCTGCAGTTTCAAGTCAGCCAACGGTTGTTTCAATTACTCCTACGAAGACATCTTCCCGAAAATCACCCCTCCCTGTTCCTCGTGACAACATGAAAGAGAGACCCTCGCCTACGTCTCCAAATGACACTCGTATTTCGTGGCACCACAAGGTTCCAAATCCTACTATTTCTCACAGCGCCATTCCCATAGGGAACAATTTCGTCCAGGCTGAGCGAACTCGAAAAGTGGAGCCGGTCGCTTTAAAAGAGGAAAGGGTTGTTATTGAGGATTGTGATGACGACAGAAGGTTCAATTTAGCTGAAGGATCAGAGATGAGCCTTATGAAGTGCGGTCAATGTAGTCAGTCATTCGCGCAGAAGAACATGCTCCAGGTTCATGTATGCCCGCGTATGCCTAGGAGACCTTACACATGTAGCTACTGCTCTGAATCTTTCTCCTTACCTAACGAACTGCGCACGCATGTTGTCACTCACGCTAATGATAAGCCATTCAAGTGCGGCTATTGCTCGCGCACATTTGCTGGAGCGACAACGCTGAACAACCATATCAGGACACACACGGGAGAGCGACCATTTCTTTGTGATAAATGTGGCAAATCTTTCACACAGGCATCCCAGCTGAGCAAACATCAACGAATTCCTCACGAATGCAAGTACTAG